DNA sequence from the Lysinibacillus sp. OF-1 genome:
TCAGTTTGAATCAAGTCATTCGTGTGCTTGATCAGCTTGCAATTGATACAGCTCAATTGTTTAACACTCATTATTTAGGTCAGGTGCCAAATGATCAAGATGGTCGAATTTCTTTATGGAATGACATTGGTAGTCTTCGAATGGAAATGCAACGTATTAGAGCTATTCAAAATTACAACAAAGATGAACTAACCGTGGCACAAGGTAATTCAAAGAAAGCTGTTGTCGTAAATGAAGTCGTGATTCCTACGGTTGCGATGTCACAACTTTACATCACGACAACAGTAGCATAAGGGGAGGGCAAACAGATGAAATCAAACAAAACATTAATTCCAATGAATCTACAGTATTTTGCGGATGCTACTATGCATGCTCGCAATGCCATTCATGGCGCTCAAGGCCGAGCATACGTGACGGTTGAAGGCAGTCGTTACTTATTTGCTCAATTAATTAATTTAGAAGCCCGTATGGATAAAACTAAAACGCAAGTTCCTATTATGGGGCGTGTAGCTAAGGGTAACAAAGCTACTGGCGCGGAGTATACAGGCAGCGCTACATTCCACTTTAATACTTCAATATTCCGTAAGTTATTAAAGCGTTACAAAGACACTGGGGAGGATATTTATTTTGATATCCAAGTGACTAACGAAGATGGCTCAGCGTCGGTAGGCCGTCAAACAACCATTCTAATTGATTGTAATATGGATGGAGGGATCATCGCTGCATTAGATGCAGATGCGGAGTACTTAGAAGACTCTATAGATTTCACTTTCGAGGATTGGGATATGCCAGAAGAATTTACAACTTTACAAGAAATGCTATAAGACGAGAGCTCATTATATATGGGCTCTTTTAAATATAAATAAAAAGGATATGGTGATTAATTATGTCAAACTTAACTGCATTTTTTGCACACAATAAAAAGCAAAATGAAAACATTAAGCATGCTATTTCAAAGAAATTCGTGGATGAACATGGCGATCCAATTGAATGGGAGTTCGCGCCAATTTCGCCAGAACGGGACGAGGAATTAAAATCTGAATCTACTAAGCGTTCTATGATCATGCAAGGAAAGCGTAAGGGGCAGTATAATACTGATTTTGATCATTTTAAATACCAACGTTTATTAACTGTAGAATCAATTGTATATCCTAATTTAAACGATAAAGAGCTACAGGATTCTTATGGTGTAATGGGGGCAGATGCTTTACTTGGAAAGATGCTGACAATCGGTGAGATTGCAGATGCCTCAGCGGTAGCACAGGAAGTCAATGGGTATCAAGCTGAGCTAGAGGATATGGTTGAAGAAATAAAAAACTAATAGACGACGGTGATGGTGAGGCTAATATAATGCACTGGTGGGTGCACAAAATGCGTCGCCTTCCGTCTGAATATGTGTCACTATCCTTGGCAGATAAAGCTTGTATTATAGCGTCTCTAAGGATCAAAATCGAAGAAGATAAGAAGCAAGAACGAGAGGCAAAACGAGGGTCTAGAAAAGGTAGAAAGCGTTAGGAAGTAGCTTGTTAACCTAAATGGCTATCGTTAAGCTAGCTGTTTTATATGTTTCTTTAAAAGATATGATATAAAAAAGGGACATTTATTTATTTGAATTCTGTCTGTTTTCAATTAAAAGGGTGGAAAGTTACTTTGGAGTCTTGTGAATTTAACCATGCAGGATAATGTAGTTGGAAACAACAGAAAATATATAAATTTACTAAGAAATAGAGAAAGTTAAAGTACAAATTATTAAACAATAGCCATAAAAAGCATCCTTTGAGTAGGATGCTTTTTTAATAAAGAGGTGAGAGTTCATGGCTACAATCCGTACGGCAATTCAAATTGAAGATCGTTTAAGTAAACCAATTAAAGTCATGCATAAAATGGTTTCCAGGATGGTCAATCAGTTGGAAGCTATGCATGCTGCTTCTAGGCAAATGATAGATACCTCTAGTGTTCAACTAGCTCAGAAAGAATTAGCTAGAGCTGCTGAGCAATTTAATAGAGTTGAAAAGGAAATTCGTAATGCTGATCATGCTCAACAAAGTTTTAGCAACAACATTAGGGATGGTACTACAGCAGTTGGTGGATTATTAACTAAAATCAAGGAGATAGCAGGGAAATATTTAGATTTTCAAGTAGTTGGGAGAGTACTCTTGTCCAATGAACATAACACCACATCTGGGTTAAATGTAATCAACAATGGTTTACAAACAACCGAGCAACCTTTAACACAAGCAATGGGAAGTGGAAACCTTCAAGGCCAGGATTTAAATAACGTATTTCAGTCTACGTCAAATGGTGTCCAAAATACTACGAATTACCTTAATGCTTTCATTGAGAAATTACGAGAAATAGCAAGTAGTGGTGAAATTTCTATGGCCAAGATAAGGAATGCTGTACTTGGTTTGGCTTTTGAGGGAATATTTGATGGGATTGTAAAAAGCGATCTTTTTAAGGAGCTCGTGCAAAATGCAGCTATTGCTATGGAGAAATTATCTTCAATTGCCTCGAGTACATTGAATTTTTTTATACCCGATGGAAGTTTAAAGGATAGTTGGTCGTTTATAGTTCCTATAATAAGTACTGTTGCAGCGGCAATGTTGGTATACGAGTCCGCTTTACTACTAGTAAAAGCAGCCGAAATAGCGAGTACGATTTGGACTGGTTTAAGAACGCTTGCAATTGGACTATTAACAGCAACTACATGGACGAGTGTGTCTGCAACATCAGCCGCAACGGCCGCAGCATGGGGCTTAAATGCAGCGATAGCAGCCAATCCAATATTTATTTTAGTAATAGCCATTGTAATTCTTATTGGTCTTTTCTATTTAGCGGTAGCCGCTTTCAATTATTTTGCTGGGACCTCGGTTAGTGCTACAGGAATAATAGCTGGGGCTTTCATGGTGTTAGGATCATGGATTTATAATAGAGTAGCCTATATGTGGAATTTGTGGGCCTCTTTTGTGGAATTCTTTGTAAATGTATGGAAAAATCCGATGTATTCGGTCAAGAAATTATTTTATAATCTAGCAACCAATATGTTAGATTTAATTATTTCAATGATTAGTGGATGGGATGGATTTGCTACAAGCTTTGTTAATGCTATTGTTGACGCAGTTAACTTTGCGATACGAGCTTGGAATTGGTTTGTGAAGCTATTACCAGAGAATATTTCATCTTCTGTAGGTTTAAAAGTGGGCACAGAGTATAGTCACCGAGAGTCCATTACAAGTGATCTAAAAGGTCTTAGAGGAGTTTTGGATAACTGGATTGGCGAAGCTCCTGATGATTATTGGGAAGCGCCGAAAATGGAATTTAAGGATCTTGGTAAGTCTTGGGATAAAGGCTACAATTGGGGAGCCAATCTATTTAAATCGGGTGAAGAAAAAAACGACAGTAATAAAGAAGATAAGATGAAAAATGACATTAATAATGCGCTAGCGTTAGGTGACAAACTCGATAAAGGTAATGAGCTAGGTAAGAAAACAGCAGACAATACCGAAAAAGCAACTGAGGGTATTAAAATAATGAATGAGGATTTAAAGTATCTCCGTGATATAGCTGAACGTGAAGCGATTAATCGTTATACAACGGCAGAAATCAAAGTAGATATGAAAAATGAAAACCGTATCAACAGTGAATTAGATATTGATGGCATTATTGATAGATTTGGTCAACGTGTTGAAGAAGTTTCAGGAATGCTAGCGGAAGGGGGTTCAATCGAAGATGTATAATTTTTTTCTAGATGGTTTACAGTTTCCTATTGCGCCTTCTGAACTAGCTCTAAAGATTAATGGTAGAAACGAAACTATGGTGTTAATGAATGAAGGAGAAGTAAATGTAATAAAGAGAACAGGGCTAACGGATATAGATATTGAGGTATTACTCCCTAACGTCAACTATCCGTTTGCTGTTTATCCGAATGGTTTTCAACCAGCTACATTTTATCTTGATAAACTAGAAAAATTAAAAATCTCTGACAAACCCTTTCAGTTTATCGTTAATCGTATGATGCCGAACGGGAACTTACTATTTGACACAAATATGACAGTATCACTTGAGGATTATGAGATTAAGGAATCAGCCGATAATGGCTTTGATGTTATTGTACGAATCCAGTTAAAACAATACAGGGAGTACGGCAATAAAAAAATCAACTTGAAGCCAGCTACAAAAGCTAATAATGCAGGAAGTACAGCAAAAACCGAATCGAAAGCTGTAGTAGAGCAGAAGCGGCCAACTACAGGCAAAGAAACCCCAAAAACACATACCGTTAAATCAGGTGAAACATTATGGGCTATTGCTAAGAAGTACTTAGGTGATGGCTCTAAATACACTGAGTTAGCAAAAATCAATAATATTAGTAATCCAAACATGATTAAAGCAGGGCAGGTGATAAAGCTTGGCTAAATCAAAACTATATATCATGAGTAAAGGGCAGCTATACGAATGCGTTGCAGAGGAAGGTATAGTGTGGGAAACAAATCGGAAAGGTACTCCAGGAAAGTTGACATTCAATGTAATTAAGGATAATATGCTCAGCTTCCACGAGGGTGATGCAGTCCGTTTCGAATATGACGGACACAAGGTTTTCTATGGTTTTGTTTTTATCAAAAAACGTTCAAATAACAGAATCATTACGGTTACTTGTTACGATCAGCTCCGCTACTTTAAAAATAAAGATACGTATAGGTATGAGAATAAAACAGCTGCTCAAGTACTTCAAATGATTGCAAAGGACTTTAAATTAAAGACAGGCACTATAGACAATACAAAATACGTTATTCCTTCTATGGTTGAGGATAATCAAGAACTGTTCACTGTCATGGATAATGCCTTGGCTGAAACGACTCTTAATACTCAAAGGCTATTTGTGCTCTATGATGACTTTGGAGCTTTGAATTTACGTGAAGCTAAGACACTTCAAACAGATTTACTGATAGATGAAGAATCAGGTGAATCATTTGAGTACACCTCATCCATTGATGAAAACACGTACAATAAAATCAAGTTAGAACGTGAGAATAAAGAGACTGGTGAACGTGATACTTACATTGTCCAAGACGATAGCAGGATAACTGAGTGGGGTGTACTTCAGTTAACAGATAAGTTCGAGGAAGGTGAAAACGGCAAAGCTAAAGCTGCAAGCATGCTCAAGTTCTATAACCGTAAATCACGAAAATTACACATCAATAAGGTGTTTGGTAATCCAATTGTGCGTGGAGGAAGTCAGGTAGCAGTGCTGTTGTATGTTGGTGACGTATCAGTAGCCAATTTCATGATGGTAGAAAGTGTTAAGCATACCTTCAAGGAATCTAATCATCGTATGGATTTAACGTTGATTGGCGGTGATTTCATTGCGTAGTATGGAGGATATTTTAAAAGAAATTCAGAAACTTGTTCTGGGCGTTCTCAATGCACAGAAGCTTGCTACGGTTATTTACGGCAATGTAATAAGTGTAGGTCCTTTAGAGGT
Encoded proteins:
- a CDS encoding phage tail tube protein is translated as MKSNKTLIPMNLQYFADATMHARNAIHGAQGRAYVTVEGSRYLFAQLINLEARMDKTKTQVPIMGRVAKGNKATGAEYTGSATFHFNTSIFRKLLKRYKDTGEDIYFDIQVTNEDGSASVGRQTTILIDCNMDGGIIAALDADAEYLEDSIDFTFEDWDMPEEFTTLQEML
- a CDS encoding phage tail assembly chaperone, which produces MSNLTAFFAHNKKQNENIKHAISKKFVDEHGDPIEWEFAPISPERDEELKSESTKRSMIMQGKRKGQYNTDFDHFKYQRLLTVESIVYPNLNDKELQDSYGVMGADALLGKMLTIGEIADASAVAQEVNGYQAELEDMVEEIKN
- a CDS encoding LysM peptidoglycan-binding domain-containing protein: MYNFFLDGLQFPIAPSELALKINGRNETMVLMNEGEVNVIKRTGLTDIDIEVLLPNVNYPFAVYPNGFQPATFYLDKLEKLKISDKPFQFIVNRMMPNGNLLFDTNMTVSLEDYEIKESADNGFDVIVRIQLKQYREYGNKKINLKPATKANNAGSTAKTESKAVVEQKRPTTGKETPKTHTVKSGETLWAIAKKYLGDGSKYTELAKINNISNPNMIKAGQVIKLG
- a CDS encoding XkdQ/YqbQ family protein gives rise to the protein MAKSKLYIMSKGQLYECVAEEGIVWETNRKGTPGKLTFNVIKDNMLSFHEGDAVRFEYDGHKVFYGFVFIKKRSNNRIITVTCYDQLRYFKNKDTYRYENKTAAQVLQMIAKDFKLKTGTIDNTKYVIPSMVEDNQELFTVMDNALAETTLNTQRLFVLYDDFGALNLREAKTLQTDLLIDEESGESFEYTSSIDENTYNKIKLERENKETGERDTYIVQDDSRITEWGVLQLTDKFEEGENGKAKAASMLKFYNRKSRKLHINKVFGNPIVRGGSQVAVLLYVGDVSVANFMMVESVKHTFKESNHRMDLTLIGGDFIA